A section of the Paenibacillus odorifer genome encodes:
- a CDS encoding LA2681 family HEPN domain-containing protein gives MNKIPINKDVDIIAQFADQAFDQQDTQTLKSIAEDILEKFNSSDFSELDKAILGYHGATSYANYISLVHNDVMQYSEESNNESDFEFCIYLYRKSLEFFRTFRENNDSWNKADAVEKQYYSNYLQMLYVNYANDLNQCGRLLQSISQLQYGVSSHFSMAVGNMAAKLITYGQYDYDIGHGHIFFNEAYQLLLEALEGDLHEDARHSFLRQKEWLERCFSEDLLEEPYSFEDMSMGETSEEKNYRMWCLENTLFLNTLNDAFYYPLVAHDCIHLPDIVTDIHVGFKFHGLVNQLKQEYVSARFMIYDGLHNRGEHYSDKEVLMYNTLDFPIYGLSIEMVKCAFRSLYSLFDRIAFFINDYFELGIKERDVSYKSIWEGRKGGKGGYEYNFDLKKAMTGADTYNLPLIGLYWLFKDIGKKEIKHDYLEPAIKQIADIRHSLEHRYFKLHDSLFIPHEEPALSDTLAKSIKIDVFKSTCMQLLRYSREAIILLVLAVHREEQLRNEQRDVNGLVAPMYLDKFEDTWKQIF, from the coding sequence GTGAATAAGATTCCTATAAATAAAGATGTTGATATAATTGCACAGTTTGCAGATCAAGCTTTTGATCAACAAGATACTCAAACTTTAAAAAGCATAGCGGAAGATATTCTTGAGAAATTCAACTCCTCTGATTTTTCTGAATTAGATAAAGCAATTTTGGGGTATCATGGTGCAACTTCTTATGCTAATTATATTTCATTAGTTCATAATGATGTAATGCAATATTCTGAAGAAAGTAATAATGAATCTGACTTTGAGTTCTGTATATATTTATACAGAAAAAGCCTAGAGTTTTTTAGAACTTTTAGAGAAAATAATGATTCATGGAATAAGGCTGATGCTGTAGAAAAACAATATTATTCGAACTATTTGCAAATGCTATATGTTAATTATGCAAATGATCTAAATCAGTGTGGTAGATTATTACAATCTATTTCGCAATTACAGTATGGAGTTTCTAGTCACTTTTCGATGGCAGTAGGAAATATGGCAGCTAAATTGATCACTTATGGACAATATGACTATGACATTGGGCATGGTCATATCTTTTTTAACGAGGCTTACCAATTATTATTAGAGGCGTTAGAAGGGGATTTACATGAAGATGCGAGGCACAGTTTTTTAAGACAAAAAGAATGGCTAGAGAGGTGCTTTTCTGAAGATTTATTAGAGGAACCATATAGTTTTGAAGACATGTCTATGGGGGAGACAAGTGAAGAGAAGAATTATAGAATGTGGTGTTTAGAGAACACATTGTTTCTAAACACGCTTAATGATGCTTTTTACTACCCATTGGTTGCGCATGATTGTATTCATCTTCCCGACATTGTTACAGATATTCATGTAGGCTTCAAATTTCATGGACTGGTCAATCAGTTGAAGCAAGAATATGTTTCCGCTAGGTTTATGATTTATGATGGGTTACATAACCGGGGGGAACATTACTCAGACAAAGAGGTTCTTATGTACAATACGCTTGACTTTCCTATATACGGATTAAGTATTGAGATGGTTAAGTGTGCATTCAGGAGTTTATATTCCTTATTCGACCGTATAGCATTTTTCATTAACGACTATTTTGAACTTGGAATTAAGGAGCGAGATGTATCTTATAAAAGTATATGGGAAGGAAGAAAAGGTGGAAAAGGCGGATATGAGTATAATTTTGATTTGAAGAAAGCAATGACAGGAGCAGATACGTATAACCTTCCGCTTATAGGATTATATTGGCTGTTTAAAGATATAGGAAAGAAAGAGATTAAACACGATTACCTAGAACCTGCTATCAAGCAGATTGCAGATATAAGGCATTCACTCGAACATCGTTATTTTAAATTACATGATTCTCTATTTATTCCTCATGAAGAACCAGCATTAAGTGATACATTGGCTAAATCTATAAAAATTGATGTTTTCAAAAGTACTTGTATGCAATTGTTACGGTATTCAAGGGAAGCAATTATACTTTTAGTCTTAGCTGTTCATCGAGAGGAACAGCTAAGAAATGAGCAAAGAGATGTAAACGGATTGGTAGCACCTATGTATTTAGATAAGTTTGAAGATACATGGAAGCAGATATTTTAG
- a CDS encoding putative holin-like toxin translates to MMTVYESLTLMLAFGSLVIAILDRKKRI, encoded by the coding sequence ATGATGACAGTGTACGAATCGTTAACGCTGATGCTGGCGTTTGGATCGTTAGTAATCGCAATTCTAGACAGAAAAAAGCGGATCTAA